The Chryseobacterium sp. 52 genome includes a region encoding these proteins:
- a CDS encoding phosphatidylinositol-specific phospholipase C domain-containing protein — protein MKKYMFTAAVGAASIFYAQEKCADIRINQIQVLGTHNSYAKPVDPKVLDLTVPIIKSLMEKYNSGMSSEQKAKFQEYHPNGMDFHEALKYDHPDFVQQLNANLRGLELDVYYDPDGNRFNHPASYRILKEKGVKDLAPHDTKGLDKPGFKVLHMADIDFRSHYPTLKDALTELRKWSDQHPQHTTLFIMIEAKDSGFPIFPNSTQVLPFTSKAYDDLDQEISQYLGRNKIITPKEVQGKYATLREAVMHNNWPKVEDSKGKFVLMLLPGSAGTLSTKNNPYLIDGSLEKRLMFMDSEPEDSFAAFILMDNAIVRQQEIQTLVKQGFMVRTRADIETYEAKINDLTRSKAAFSSGAQVVSTDFFRSGNTYGTSYFVKPPQDKDYLINPVNTNCH, from the coding sequence ATGAAAAAGTATATGTTCACCGCTGCAGTAGGCGCAGCTTCGATATTTTATGCCCAGGAAAAATGTGCGGATATCAGAATTAACCAGATCCAGGTATTAGGAACGCATAATTCTTATGCAAAGCCGGTGGATCCCAAAGTACTGGACCTCACGGTACCTATTATCAAAAGTTTAATGGAAAAATACAACTCCGGTATGTCTTCTGAGCAGAAAGCTAAATTTCAGGAATACCATCCTAATGGCATGGATTTTCATGAAGCGCTTAAGTATGACCACCCGGATTTTGTACAGCAGCTGAATGCCAATCTCCGTGGGCTTGAATTGGATGTCTACTATGATCCGGATGGCAACCGTTTTAATCATCCTGCCTCTTACCGCATTTTAAAAGAAAAAGGAGTAAAAGACCTGGCTCCTCATGATACTAAAGGCTTGGATAAACCCGGATTTAAAGTTCTGCATATGGCAGATATTGATTTCAGATCTCATTATCCGACATTAAAAGATGCGCTGACAGAGCTGCGTAAATGGTCCGATCAGCACCCTCAGCATACTACCCTGTTTATTATGATCGAAGCCAAAGATTCAGGGTTTCCAATTTTCCCGAACTCTACTCAGGTATTGCCTTTTACCTCAAAAGCCTATGATGATCTGGATCAGGAAATTTCACAATATCTGGGAAGGAATAAAATCATTACGCCAAAAGAAGTACAGGGGAAATATGCTACATTGCGTGAGGCTGTAATGCATAATAACTGGCCCAAAGTAGAAGACAGCAAAGGTAAATTTGTCCTGATGCTGCTACCCGGCAGCGCAGGAACTCTGTCTACCAAAAACAATCCTTATCTCATTGATGGATCTTTGGAAAAAAGACTCATGTTCATGGATAGTGAGCCTGAAGACAGCTTTGCAGCCTTTATTTTAATGGATAACGCCATCGTCCGGCAGCAGGAAATCCAGACGCTGGTGAAGCAGGGTTTCATGGTAAGAACAAGGGCTGACATTGAAACTTATGAAGCTAAAATCAATGATCTTACCCGTTCAAAAGCAGCATTCAGCAGTGGCGCGCAGGTAGTCTCTACAGATTTTTTCCGTTCTGGAAATACTTACGGAACTTCTTATTTTGTAAAACCTCCGCAAGACAAAGATTACCTTATAAATCCTGTCAATACCAATTGTCATTAA
- a CDS encoding TonB-dependent receptor, whose translation MLRRRFFLTTAAGFLLGSFTLAQTSVHGVVVDQQGNLPNALVYVENKTEKIISDTDGSFVLSNIPDGNYRLIIEYTGYESTYLSFTITDRKPVDFGIIRIGEKKAKENTIQEVVVSSVYKASQARAITMKKNSNTITEVLSADAIGKLPDRNAADAVQRMQGVSIERDMGEGRFVAVRGTPVQWTSSTLNGNRMPSASGDNANRGVQMDIFPSELIQNVRLSKALTPDLDGDAIGGNVDFITKTSPNKETLAVSTATGYVNMSKSQTFNSSIVYGNKITDKLKFISSAVIWQRSAAVDQMRNIFNYGLADQTASYSINQLQLRDYLADRRTLGFNLAMDYEINSKNKLYFKGLYSQYKDAQSVRETYFNFDTKNVMLQARHADYLTDLYSMQFGGNHQAGQRLEIDWSVSKARSSFKFNSPENLEEHDRGYPIVNFVQPMAYGNLASDGRKYFAMDAPDGTGDTANFTLPHNQSLISANQLKLNQIILSQNRNSETDLRGQIDLKYKVSENFKLQFGTKFNNKEKVVDAAVLVWMPKSALGIPGAPVSYMSQFEQTSFPVNGGFMNPLGNPYQSVIINQITNSQIDQFYDAGTQNNLGLQQVSGKNSNSNITSSYTGRENVWSAYMMGTLRINENLQLVGGVRNEYNDISFYGKKVVSNNTGTVTEDIKDGKKYNVFLPMINMRWKLTKDQILRAAYTRSFARPDFNDLNPGTIVNDLSNTVTQGNTQLNPTFSNNFDLMFENYFGKLDLFTVGAFYKDITDLIYKDQSILNVNGLPYTFTTPKNLEGAQLYGFEAGISKRFENLPGFLKYFGFEGNYTYIASEMEMPVYENGKQTGTMKTTIPNQAKHIFNTILFFETTKLMIRLAGNYKGDYVSEIRTAAGPDHYQHFDKNFTLDASTSYSINKKIRLFVELNNILNEPNRYYMGMKSRTENLSYSGIRGQLGVTFNF comes from the coding sequence ATGTTACGAAGAAGATTTTTTTTAACAACCGCAGCAGGCTTTTTACTGGGCAGCTTTACTTTGGCTCAAACCTCGGTACACGGTGTTGTAGTTGATCAGCAGGGAAACCTCCCTAATGCTTTAGTGTATGTAGAAAATAAAACCGAAAAAATAATATCTGATACAGACGGATCTTTTGTGTTAAGTAATATTCCGGATGGAAATTACAGACTGATTATTGAATATACAGGCTATGAAAGTACGTATCTCTCTTTTACAATCACTGACAGAAAACCCGTAGATTTTGGCATTATCAGAATAGGAGAGAAAAAAGCAAAGGAAAATACTATTCAGGAAGTTGTGGTAAGCAGTGTCTACAAAGCATCACAGGCACGGGCTATTACGATGAAGAAAAATTCCAATACCATTACAGAGGTTCTGAGTGCCGATGCTATCGGTAAATTACCGGACCGTAATGCTGCTGATGCCGTACAGCGTATGCAGGGAGTGTCTATTGAAAGAGATATGGGAGAAGGACGTTTTGTAGCGGTAAGAGGAACTCCGGTTCAATGGACTTCTTCTACATTAAATGGTAACAGAATGCCGAGTGCCAGTGGTGATAATGCCAACAGAGGGGTTCAGATGGACATCTTCCCTTCTGAACTTATACAAAATGTACGTTTATCCAAAGCTCTGACTCCCGATCTCGACGGCGATGCTATCGGCGGAAATGTAGATTTTATTACAAAGACATCTCCTAACAAAGAAACTTTGGCTGTAAGCACCGCCACGGGATATGTAAACATGTCTAAATCCCAGACATTTAATTCTTCTATTGTATATGGAAATAAAATTACAGATAAGCTGAAATTTATTTCCTCTGCTGTCATATGGCAACGTTCTGCTGCTGTAGACCAAATGCGTAATATTTTCAATTATGGTTTAGCAGATCAGACGGCATCCTATTCTATTAATCAGTTGCAGCTGCGTGATTATCTGGCAGACAGAAGAACGTTAGGGTTCAATTTGGCCATGGATTATGAAATCAACAGTAAAAATAAGCTTTACTTCAAGGGATTATACAGCCAGTACAAAGATGCACAGTCCGTTCGGGAAACGTATTTTAATTTTGACACTAAGAATGTGATGCTGCAGGCAAGACATGCCGATTATCTTACGGATCTTTATTCTATGCAGTTTGGCGGGAACCATCAGGCCGGACAGCGTCTGGAAATAGACTGGTCGGTATCTAAAGCCAGATCCAGCTTTAAATTTAATTCTCCGGAAAATCTAGAGGAACATGACAGAGGCTACCCTATCGTCAATTTTGTACAGCCAATGGCTTATGGAAATCTGGCTTCCGATGGCAGAAAGTATTTTGCCATGGATGCTCCGGACGGAACAGGTGACACTGCAAACTTTACTTTACCTCATAATCAGAGTTTGATTTCAGCCAACCAGCTAAAACTGAATCAGATCATCCTCAGCCAAAACCGTAATAGTGAAACTGATTTGAGAGGTCAGATCGATCTGAAATATAAGGTTTCTGAGAATTTTAAATTACAATTCGGGACGAAATTCAATAATAAAGAAAAGGTAGTGGATGCGGCTGTACTAGTATGGATGCCAAAATCAGCTTTGGGAATTCCGGGTGCTCCCGTAAGTTATATGAGCCAGTTTGAACAGACCTCTTTTCCTGTTAATGGAGGTTTTATGAATCCTCTTGGCAACCCTTATCAGTCTGTTATCATTAACCAGATCACCAACAGCCAGATCGATCAATTTTATGATGCAGGTACACAAAATAACCTGGGACTCCAGCAGGTAAGCGGAAAAAACAGCAATTCCAATATCACCAGCTCCTACACAGGAAGAGAAAATGTATGGTCAGCCTATATGATGGGGACCTTACGGATCAATGAGAACCTGCAGCTGGTAGGTGGTGTAAGAAATGAATATAATGATATTTCCTTCTACGGTAAGAAAGTAGTTTCCAATAATACAGGAACTGTGACAGAAGATATTAAGGATGGCAAAAAATATAATGTATTTCTGCCCATGATCAATATGAGATGGAAGCTTACAAAAGACCAGATCTTAAGGGCTGCCTACACAAGATCTTTCGCCAGACCGGACTTTAATGACCTCAATCCGGGAACTATTGTCAATGATCTATCCAATACTGTAACGCAGGGAAATACTCAGCTTAACCCTACTTTTTCCAATAATTTTGATCTGATGTTTGAAAATTATTTTGGAAAACTGGATCTTTTTACTGTCGGGGCTTTCTATAAAGACATCACCGATCTTATCTACAAAGATCAGTCTATTCTGAATGTCAACGGGCTTCCTTACACTTTTACAACGCCTAAAAATTTAGAAGGAGCCCAATTATATGGTTTCGAAGCCGGAATTTCCAAGCGGTTTGAAAATCTACCCGGTTTCCTGAAATACTTTGGTTTTGAGGGGAATTACACGTACATCGCTTCCGAAATGGAAATGCCGGTCTATGAAAATGGAAAGCAGACAGGAACCATGAAAACCACGATTCCTAATCAGGCCAAGCATATTTTCAATACGATATTATTTTTCGAAACCACTAAGCTGATGATCCGGTTGGCGGGCAATTACAAGGGAGATTATGTGAGCGAAATAAGAACAGCTGCAGGTCCCGATCATTATCAGCATTTTGATAAAAACTTCACTTTAGATGCCTCTACTTCATACAGTATCAATAAAAAAATAAGACTGTTTGTAGAGCTGAATAATATTCTTAATGAGCCCAACCGCTATTATATGGGCATGAAATCCAGAACTGAAAACCTGTCCTATTCCGGAATTCGAGGCCAGCTTGGCGTTACTTTCAATTTTTAA
- a CDS encoding helix-turn-helix domain-containing protein → MLYILMVVILQAVITLAVLLCLARNRKSFHNMLLLYILTVVLDMGYEYFIINRFGYESILYEIPGSLRVFKGLIFLYITFYLIHFKHRDKLKYLLYPFSLIVLIHTFGLTAKLLGSKEGDLIISFYVKYIVSYYVQYWIGSLFICIILLYRYQKRVENPFIKKFRLFLSFVLLSALAFWSSYKLGLDILLFQKIYNLSFLIQFAWILYVYILTYQEQQKKAPLQTIEETPFKEKYQYKDLSKIDFEKIKSSIEEFYDKSIVYLDESFTLEELSQYLSISRTDLTITFSQYLTSNFHEYTNRNRVLQFKRMMEEDPDSNVTDLAYQCGFKSKSTFYKYFKKEFNCLPTDCII, encoded by the coding sequence ATGTTATACATTTTAATGGTTGTCATCCTGCAGGCCGTCATTACGCTGGCTGTTTTACTCTGTCTTGCCAGGAACAGAAAATCCTTCCATAATATGCTTCTGCTCTATATTCTGACGGTAGTCCTGGATATGGGATATGAATATTTTATTATCAACAGGTTCGGCTATGAATCAATTCTTTATGAAATACCCGGCAGTCTGCGCGTTTTTAAAGGTTTGATATTTTTGTATATTACTTTTTATCTGATCCATTTCAAACATCGGGATAAACTGAAATACCTGCTCTATCCTTTCTCTCTGATTGTTTTGATCCATACTTTTGGATTGACAGCCAAATTATTAGGCAGCAAAGAAGGTGACCTTATCATTAGTTTTTACGTAAAATATATTGTCAGTTATTATGTCCAATATTGGATAGGAAGTCTTTTCATCTGTATTATTTTGCTGTACCGGTATCAAAAAAGAGTTGAAAATCCTTTTATTAAAAAATTCCGGCTGTTTTTATCTTTCGTTCTTCTGAGCGCGTTGGCTTTTTGGTCCAGCTACAAATTAGGTTTGGATATTCTTCTGTTCCAAAAAATTTATAACCTTTCCTTTTTAATCCAGTTCGCCTGGATATTGTACGTTTATATTTTAACGTACCAAGAACAGCAGAAGAAAGCCCCATTGCAAACTATTGAAGAAACTCCTTTTAAAGAAAAATACCAATATAAAGATCTTTCTAAAATAGACTTTGAAAAAATAAAATCTTCCATAGAGGAGTTTTATGACAAAAGCATAGTCTATCTGGACGAAAGCTTTACACTGGAAGAACTTTCACAGTATTTATCGATTTCCAGAACCGATCTTACGATTACTTTCAGCCAATACCTTACTTCCAATTTTCATGAATACACCAACCGCAACCGGGTTTTACAGTTCAAGCGCATGATGGAAGAAGATCCTGATTCTAATGTGACAGATCTGGCCTATCAATGTGGATTCAAGTCTAAATCTACCTTTTATAAATATTTTAAAAAAGAGTTTAACTGTCTGCCTACAGATTGTATCATATAA
- a CDS encoding MsnO8 family LLM class oxidoreductase: MKLKLGILDQSPTIEGGSALQALQNSIDLATFADDAGFHRIVYSEHHGVEAYGSSSPEILSAVILSKTKRIKVGTGGIMMKNYSAYKIAEWTKMLGSLYPERFILGLGKAPGGLKDAVSALNNHRPVILSSQETKLEEIIQYIKEDKGIYHGLIAQPKGLSHLPEILWLGSGIQSATEAAKHGVGYSYADFMKNDKAAESTETYLNEFDRNQYSPTPSLQVAVAVSVAENLKQARYNAYGMAYQFLQARHIQAPEALLPTEIIEQRILGTEDEDEFFKIMDQMIIDTPENISERLKEKAEDYNTDEIMILCNMYRETDRMDTYKSIILANY; the protein is encoded by the coding sequence ATGAAATTAAAATTAGGCATTCTGGATCAGTCTCCAACAATTGAAGGCGGGAGCGCATTGCAGGCATTACAAAACAGTATAGATCTTGCCACGTTTGCTGATGATGCAGGGTTTCATCGTATAGTTTATTCTGAGCATCACGGTGTAGAAGCCTACGGAAGCTCAAGTCCTGAGATTTTATCTGCTGTTATTTTAAGTAAAACCAAACGCATTAAAGTAGGAACCGGAGGCATTATGATGAAAAACTATTCTGCTTACAAAATCGCAGAATGGACCAAGATGTTAGGCAGCCTGTATCCGGAACGCTTTATTCTGGGGTTGGGCAAAGCACCGGGTGGTTTAAAAGATGCTGTTTCAGCGTTAAATAATCACAGACCAGTCATTCTATCCAGCCAGGAAACAAAACTTGAAGAAATTATACAGTATATCAAAGAAGATAAAGGAATATATCACGGACTTATTGCCCAACCCAAAGGTTTATCCCACTTGCCGGAGATTCTGTGGCTGGGATCGGGAATTCAATCTGCCACCGAAGCCGCCAAACACGGTGTAGGGTATTCCTATGCCGACTTTATGAAAAACGATAAAGCTGCCGAAAGTACAGAAACCTATTTGAATGAATTTGACAGAAATCAATATAGTCCAACTCCTTCATTACAGGTTGCAGTAGCTGTATCTGTAGCAGAAAACCTGAAACAGGCCCGTTACAATGCCTACGGAATGGCTTACCAGTTTTTACAGGCAAGACATATTCAGGCTCCGGAAGCACTTCTCCCCACTGAAATTATTGAACAAAGAATATTGGGAACTGAAGATGAAGACGAGTTCTTTAAGATTATGGATCAGATGATTATAGACACTCCCGAAAATATTTCAGAGAGATTAAAGGAAAAGGCTGAGGATTATAATACAGATGAAATCATGATACTCTGTAATATGTACAGAGAAACAGACCGTATGGATACGTATAAAAGTATTATATTGGCGAATTATTAA